A genomic region of Candidatus Polarisedimenticolia bacterium contains the following coding sequences:
- a CDS encoding class I SAM-dependent methyltransferase, whose amino-acid sequence MSGKRDTQAAGLDPYALMARFYDADYKAAGSVDDIAFYSSIAKELGEPVLEMGCGSGRNLLPIARFGIAIHGIDASPAMLRVLRGKLRLEPPRVRRRTRVSQGDIRSTHIGGRYGLVTAPFRVAQHLLRPGDRRAWLRNVARHLEPAGRLCFDVVNPGPDLLSHPCEEAGVIVRPLSTGRLVVRSVSTRPRTDSGMIEVRYKWQVKDARGTPVGEWRTRLVFHLYSRPELEALLESQGFEIVSYWGSFKREPFGPHSTDHVILSRLRPRCSPPGH is encoded by the coding sequence ATGAGCGGCAAACGCGATACACAGGCCGCCGGTCTCGATCCGTACGCCCTGATGGCGCGCTTCTATGACGCCGATTACAAGGCTGCGGGCTCCGTGGACGACATCGCCTTCTATTCGTCCATCGCGAAGGAACTGGGCGAACCGGTCCTGGAGATGGGATGCGGAAGCGGTCGGAACCTTCTGCCGATCGCGCGCTTCGGGATCGCCATCCATGGCATAGACGCCTCGCCCGCCATGCTGCGGGTGCTTCGGGGGAAGCTGCGTCTGGAGCCGCCCCGGGTCAGGCGGAGGACCCGTGTGTCTCAGGGGGACATCCGGAGCACGCACATCGGCGGGCGTTACGGCTTGGTGACGGCCCCGTTTCGAGTCGCCCAGCACCTGCTCCGGCCCGGCGACCGGCGGGCGTGGCTGCGCAACGTGGCCCGGCACCTTGAGCCCGCCGGACGGTTGTGCTTCGATGTCGTCAACCCCGGACCCGATCTGCTCTCCCACCCTTGCGAGGAGGCCGGTGTCATCGTGCGACCCCTGTCCACGGGCCGGCTCGTGGTTCGCAGCGTCAGCACCCGACCACGGACCGATTCAGGGATGATCGAGGTGAGGTACAAGTGGCAGGTCAAGGACGCACGCGGCACGCCGGTCGGCGAGTGGCGCACGCGCCTTGTGTTCCATCTCTACTCACGTCCCGAGCTGGAGGCCCTTCTCGAAAGCCAGGGCTTCGAGATCGTCAGCTACTGGGGCTCCTTCAAGCGTGAGCCGTTCGGGCCGCATTCGACCGATCATGTCATTCTTTCCCGGCTGCGCCCGCGATGTTCACCACCAGGGCATTGA
- a CDS encoding DNA-binding protein, whose protein sequence is TVRGILEQFGWETEDMGKAEAARAIEPLCILWCIPGFLRNDWTHAFRLLHQG, encoded by the coding sequence GCACGGTGCGCGGCATTCTCGAGCAGTTCGGCTGGGAGACCGAAGACATGGGGAAGGCCGAAGCGGCGCGCGCCATCGAGCCGCTCTGCATCCTCTGGTGCATCCCCGGCTTCCTGAGGAACGACTGGACGCACGCCTTCAGGCTGTTGCATCAGGGGTAG
- a CDS encoding MbtH family protein, which translates to MGADEKDEDLYRVVVNHEEQYSIWPLEKENAPGWRDAGKTGTKPECLAYIKEVWTDMRPKSLRERMEQGKGRA; encoded by the coding sequence ATGGGCGCCGACGAGAAGGACGAGGACCTGTACAGGGTGGTGGTGAACCACGAGGAGCAGTATTCGATCTGGCCGCTGGAGAAGGAGAACGCGCCGGGCTGGCGGGACGCCGGCAAGACCGGGACGAAACCGGAGTGCCTGGCGTACATCAAGGAAGTGTGGACGGACATGAGGCCGAAGAGTCTGCGCGAGAGGATGGAGCAGGGGAAGGGGCGGGCCTGA